A portion of the Lolium rigidum isolate FL_2022 chromosome 1, APGP_CSIRO_Lrig_0.1, whole genome shotgun sequence genome contains these proteins:
- the LOC124677825 gene encoding protein CUP-SHAPED COTYLEDON 3-like, whose protein sequence is MHQHHPAAAMGDALWELIGEEMAAAEAASGEHGLPPGFRFHPTDEELVTYYLAAKVFNGACCGGVDIAEVDLNRCEPWDLPEAARMGEREWYFFSLRDRKYPTGLRTNRATGAGYWKATGKDREVLNAATGAILGMKKTLVFYRGRAPRGEKTKWVLHEYRLDGDLAAGRRSSKEEWVVCRIFHKVVDQYSKMIEMRNPYCYLPMNHHHPNFFHDAPVPFLNPSQLLPYHHDLPNLQSSPLMQNQAKNSITNNGGFPAAACTQEQPNSSCNTACFPFPSFPSIANGRAGQPAQLGVNGAPQEPPPTWLDACLQHSAFVYEMGPPASTRGA, encoded by the exons ATGCACCAACATCAcccggcggcggccatgggcgACGCGCTGTGGGAGCTGATCGGggaggagatggcggcggcggaggctgccTCCGGGGAGCACGGCCTTCCCCCAGGCTTCCGTTTCCACCCCACCGACGAGGAGCTCGTCACCTACTACCTCGCCGCCAAGGTGTTCAACGGCGCCTGCTGCGGCGGCGTGGACATCGCGGAGGTGGACCTGAACCGGTGCGAGCCGTGGGACCTCCCGGAGGCGGCGAGGATGGGGGAGCGGGAGTGGTACTTCTTCAGCCTCCGCGACCGCAAGTACCCCACGGGCCTCCGCACCAACCGCGCCACCGGCGCCGGCTACTGGAAGGCCACGGGGAAGGACCGGGAGGTTCTCAACGCCGCCACCGGCGCCATCCTCGGCATGAAGAAGACGCTGGTCTTCTACAGGGGACGCGCGCCACGTGGGGAGAAGACCAAGTGGGTCCTCCACGAGTACCGTCTCGACGGcgacctcgccgccggccgccgctcatCCAAG GAAGAATGGGTGGTGTGCAGGATCTTCCACAAGGTAGTAGACCAATACAGCAAGATGATAGAGATGAGGAACCCCTACTGCTACCTCCCCATGAACCACCACCACCCAAACTTCTTCCATGACGCACCTGTCCCCttcctaaaccctagccagctcctCCCCTACCACCATGACCTCCCAAACCTGCAGTCATCTCCATTAATGCAGAACCAGGCCAAGAACTCAATCACCAACAATGGCGGCTTCCCAGCAGCAGCTTGCACCCAAGAGCAGCCAAACAGCAGCTGCAACACAGCATGTTTCCCTTTCCCGTCCTTCCCCTCCATCGCCAATGGCAGGGCGGGCCAACCGGCGCAGCTCGGGGTCAACGGCGCTCCACAGGAGCCACCGCCGACCTGGCTGGACGCTTGCCTGCAGCACAGCGCCTTCGTGTACGAGATGGGACCACCTGCATCCACCAGGGGCGCATGA